One segment of Anastrepha obliqua isolate idAnaObli1 chromosome 3, idAnaObli1_1.0, whole genome shotgun sequence DNA contains the following:
- the LOC129241613 gene encoding tigger transposable element-derived protein 4-like, which produces MRMVAFKVRNNMAPKKKVLFIKEKMEIINVFEKDKLSVRGIAKRFNIGKTQAAEINKNKEKIRSKWESGVNVHQKRSFLKEGGSEIDKMCFNWFAKARSQNIPISGPILKAKAMEIAGKLGVPNFNASDGWLNKRRIRNNVAFKCVSGEAADVNQDGVEQFRTKLPSLLTGYKPQDIYNADESGLSVHYQRKDSQFCSVLTWLEIRSCFWL; this is translated from the exons ATGCGAATGGTTGCGTTCAAAGTTCGTAATAATATGGCGCCGAAAAAGAAGGtactttttattaaagaaaaaatggaaattattaATGTATTCGAAAAAGATAAATTATCAGTACGTGGAATTGCAAAAAG GTTCAATATTGGCAAAACACAAGCtgctgaaatcaataaaaataaagaaaaaattcgttcTAAATGGGAGTCTGGAGTTAATGTTCATCAAAAGCGAAGCTTTCTTAAAGAAGGCGGCTCTGAAATAGACAAGATGTGTTTTAATTGGTTCGCTAAGGCTAGAAGTCAAAACATTCCGATTTCTGGTCCCATTTTGAAAGCAAAGGCAATGGAAATTGCAGGCAAACTGGGTGTACCTAATTTTAATGCTTCAGATGGATGGTTAAACAAACGGCGAATAAGGAATAATGTTGCTTTCAAATGCGTATCTGGTGAAGCTGCAGATGTAAACCAGGATGGTGTCGAACAGTTTAGGACAAAACTGCCATCTCTGTTGACCGGTTACAAGCCTCAAGACATTTACAACGCAGACGAAAGTGGGCTTT CGGTACACTATCAAAGGAAAGACTCACAATTTTGTTCTGTGCTAACATGGCTGGAGATAAGGAGCTGCTTTTGGTTATAG